The following proteins are encoded in a genomic region of Cryptomeria japonica chromosome 11, Sugi_1.0, whole genome shotgun sequence:
- the LOC131079211 gene encoding uncharacterized protein LOC131079211, with protein sequence MAAKDESKPTPTKPTSSLTIKLMVSKKNRRIMYAEAGKDFVDMLCSFLTLPTGVIAKLALRSDTTAKPCCITNLYNSVEALSDSLFKADKSVLLGQKVFSTIYTNDVLNIDAPAPPVAAKPTEPPKYYVCSNAGSTSYKHYLSPQSAAVRCPCGSYVNREVYFVDRPAESTPQLVVPGNAQGYVKKRANFVITDDLSVIPVDSTATIVNLWNKIQVKEPTELEEKNVTVGAAEVLGLLKAAMTSTTALNDVFKVETKPVSSGSPMDTESARGAFQEFLLKLMKEEPKIFAKTFTNTA encoded by the exons ATGGCAGCTAAAGATGAGAGCAAGCCCACACCCACTAAGCCCACTTCCTCCCTCACCATCAAACTGATGGTGAGTAAGAAAAACCGGCGCATAATGTACGCAGAAGCCGGAAAAGACTTCGTTGATATGCTCTGTAGCTTTCTAACTCTTCCAACCGGAGTCATTGCTAAGCTTGCCCTGCGCAGTGACACCACTGCAAAACCCTGCTGTATAACTAATCTGTATAACAGCGTTGAAGCTCTGTCAGATTCTCTGTTTAAAGCCGATAAATCTGTCCTCCTCGGCCAAAAAGTATTCTCCACCATCTATACCAATGATGTACTCAATATTGACGCCCCAGCTCCTCCTGTTGCTGCTAAGCCTACCGAGCCACCCAAATATTATGTGTGCAGTAACGCTGGTTCGACAAGCTACAAGCACTATCTTAGCCCCCAGTCTGCAGCCGTCAGATGCCCCTGCGGATCCTATGTTAACCGGGAGGTCTATTTTGTCGATCGCCCCGCGGAATCGACCCCGCAACTTGTTGTACCGGGGAATGCTCAGGGTTATGTTAAGAAGCGTGCTAATTTTGTGATCACCGATGACCTCAGTGTCATTCCTGTTGATTCCACCGCTACCATTGTTAATCTGTGGAACAAGATTCAAGTGAAAGAGCCCACCGAATTGGAAGAGAAAAATGTCACTGTTGGTGCAGCTGAG GTGTTGGGGTTGCTTAAGGCGGCAATGACTTCCACTACGGCCTTAAATGACGTGTTCAAGGTGGAGACGAAG CCTGTTTCGTCAGGGTCTCCAATGGACACAGAATCAGCTCGAGGTGCGTTTCAGGAGTTtctgctcaaattgatgaaagaagAGCCCAAGATATTTGCCAAAACCTTTACTAACACGGCATGA